The genomic stretch GGGCCACACAGTGGTAATTGTGGATGTTGCGGTTGATCATCTTAAGAGTTGTTGTAGCTCAGGTGGAACCATTAGAGACTGGCAGGGAGAGGTAAGACGTTCTTTTTGTTCTTTCATGAATAGACCTTTATCACCTCTTGCTGCTGAGTTACATGCTATTTGGGAAGGAATAAAAGCTGCTAAAACATATATGATCAGTAATGTTTCCATCTTTTCGGACTGCTTGGTGGCTGTGAGATTGCTAAATGGTTCAAAAAAGACAAATGATGGCCTGGGTAATTTAGTTCAGGATATTAAAAAAGATTTGGAAGAAAGCTCTTGCTTAGGTCTATCACTCACGCCTAGATCAAGTAATATAGTTGCTCATTGTATTGAAAAACATGCTTTAAGTTTAAAAGCATCTATTATTTGCTATTTGGGATAGAGGTTTTCCTCTTGTTGCTCTCAATTTTATTCCTTGAATATTGAAATTATGCTCCATGTAAATAATGTTacatatcactacaagaaaaaatgcttttaataacaccaaaaatgtgttatcaaaacataccataacactttatgatgtgttaagaccgactatgttatcgtaggtcagggtactttacataacactttatcattgttatacagatgtgttattatactatcaacgataacacattttctgtgttattttaatatatagacaaatgtttaattatgttatttatagtcgattatataacacattttaatacttataaatttgtgttatactacactttagtataacactttttttgtgttatactacactttagtataacactttttttgtgttatactacactttagtataacacattttttgtgttacactatactttagtataacacattttttctgttatactacactttagtataacacattatttgtgttatataatgaagtttgcataacacacttctttgcataaaaagtgttattgtaatagatattataacacgatttttgtattattttaatatttagataagtttaaattctcattatatattttatttatataacactaatttattctattatattttaatttttttatataattaaaattagctttctaatatatatagcatcatcaaatgaacttgattttcaaataacaaaaagtaagaacatttaacattgtattaacaatccacaaattattttaaaacattcaacactgtcatcaacaacaaaatgttctttaagtattcaaggagtcttaaatattcaacatagttagaagttactactttcaacacaaagaaataaacaacagtTGCAATGACTGTATAGTTGCAGGGAAACGGTCCAGTGGTCAGCAATGATTGTACAGTTGCAAAGAATGGGTAGTAATCCTAGACACATTAGAAATATTAGCCACGTCCTCGACAGATTCCATGTCTATCATGCCACCAAAACGTGAACTGAGACAACAAAACTCCACTATCGAGAAAAGCAACACAAGTAAAAGCTTTATTGTTATGTTAACCTCTGTAGTTGATGGCCTGAAGTCACACAGTACCTAAAGGCCAGAACCTGGTGTTTTCAACAAATGTATGCAAACAGATAAGTTGAGGCTTTTACATGCAGATCTCAAAAGAATCAGAAAGTAACATGTCCCAAATGACCCCAAACATAACACAGTACACAGGAAAAGAACAATATTTACCACACTCGACTCTCCAATTACCCACTCACAACAGTTTCTTGAGCATGAAATGAGCTGCCAATGCCCATTAAAGCAAAACACACCGCCTAgagcataaagaaaaaaaatatcaatagaaagaacaaggtaaaccaaaaaatttatagaaaaatcaaacaagcctatcaagaaaagaaactcttggaaattttttaaataatcaaaACACAACAAATTGAAGATTCCCATTTGTGCCAATTCCAAAGTGCAAAAAATAGTTAACAAACCTTAAAGCCAATGTACAGTAAAGCATATTTCAACAGAAAAATGCATGGGGACCATATGGTCAAATGTCCATTCAGCATTCATAAAGGACTAGTCCATATCATGTCTGAACTAGAGAAAATGGTTCAATAAGACTAAAAATGTGACCAAACCAAGTTCAATACCATAAATTGCATAGAAATATCAGGATTTTGAAAGATTGGTACTGCACTTTACACTTAAAAACAAAGGAATCATTGTTTTCCCCCTTGGAATAGGAACCATCCAATTTTTATTCCCTCTAAAGAACCATTTGAATAGCAAGAATCATAAGCTATTATACTGTTGTTTTCAGGTTTCAGCATTATACCTGAATCAACTACCTCTAATTCCAAGATAGATAAATCTTACCAGGAACAGATGGCCCAAATTTTACTGTATCCTAGGATAATTTGTATGCTTGATGCTACTATCAAAGCACCTTGGACTGCTCTCATGGTGTTGAGAAATCTCTAGAAAAATGTACAAGAAAAGTAAGCTTCCTTACAACACATAGATAGCAAAGAAGTCATGCCATAAAAGAATGCTTTAGTGATATCAAGGAAAATGAAATGCCTTATTCAAGAATAGAAAGGTTGCACTTACGATATGAGGGTCCTCAATACTAGCCAATGATGAATCATGAATGATAGATATAATAGGGACCATGAATGCATAAGACCCTCCAATAATAGTAGGCAGTCTAGTTCCAAAGAGAGTTTGAAGAAGTGTGTTAATTCCTTCAACAAACAGTAGAGTCTGTACTACTCTGACTTTATCACCctgatgaaattttatttttcaaagatGGTTCATAAAatcattaacaaagtttcaactTTGATACATAAACAACTCCAAAAACTTGACTTTATCACTTTAGTAAAGAAAAGAGGATGAGCAAAATTAGTATGAGGAAACATTAAAGGATCCGCTCACAAactatattaatttcttgctTAAAAAGAAATATTGGTCTTTTATGAAAAATGAGCTCACATCAGTACCACCCATGTAAGGAACAAGGAAAGAAGGGATCATCACTGCAGTTCCAAGGGCCAAAATGTAGTGTTGAAAACCCAGAAATACTGCCTCccttgtttttccaaatgaaacaaataacactttaaaataagaaatagaagaaaaataacataaagAATCAATAAATGAAGAAATGAACATACCCCAAGGGAAGTACTCAAAAGCAGTCCCTCATTGTCTACTCAAGTGATTGTGGTGAGAAAATTGAATCAGAACCAATACACAAACACTTGGCAAACATACCAGCGAGCAACAGATGTATAGCATGATCAAGTGCCAAGTCTTTCGCATTAATTTGTCTAACAGCCACTTCTATATTTTTAACCATCACTAGAGTTTTTCCCTCTGTTCAAttgactatttttttatttattatggtCCTAAAATGTGATTGATCTGAATGGTTGTTGATACATAGAACTGACTGAaacattataataaaattaactaTAAAACAGTGCAGTAAAGGTTTCAACCGTCTAAATTATTTgtttaagaataaaaaaaatgcaataaatgTTCTTGAGTAGCCATCTTGGCTCCTGGATAAAAGCACAAACAAGAGAGGGACTACACAGAGGTTAAACAAAGATTAGAAACATACACGTTCAATGGTTGCCCGCTCCTCAGGAGTTACAGT from Humulus lupulus chromosome 5, drHumLupu1.1, whole genome shotgun sequence encodes the following:
- the LOC133780387 gene encoding nucleobase-ascorbate transporter 2-like, which translates into the protein MIPSFLVPYMGGTDGDKVRVVQTLLFVEGINTLLQTLFGTRLPTIIGGSYAFMVPIISIIHDSSLASIEDPHIRFLNTMRAVQGALIVASSIQIILGYSKIWAICSWRCVLL